ATAGCACGTTACTGAAAGCAAAAGAACTTTTTGACGACAAAGGAATTGAAGAAATACATCATTTTGTGACAAATGCTTTTGCAGAAAGCGCGCTATTGAAACTAGAATATTTTGAAATCGCAAATGCACGTACTTTAGAACATACTGTAGCTAAAAAAGCAAACGAATCGTACAGAGCTTTCATCGCTGTTTTTGCAGGAGATGTTCGCCTTATTGACAATATCGCCCTAAATTAAAAACCCTTATTTTTACATCATGTTAGTTAACGTTGTAAAGTCTAAAATACACCGCGTAAAAGTTACCGGAGCAGAACTTCATTACATTGGAAGCATCACTATAGATGAAGATCTTATGGATGCTGCCGGAGTTATAGAAGGAGAGCGCTTACAAATTGTAAACGTTACTAATGGAGAACGTTTAGAAACTTACGCAATTCCCGGCCCTAGAAGTAGCGGTGAAATCACACTCAACGGCGCCGCAGCACGCAAGGTTGCAAAAGGTGATATTCTCATTTTAATCGCCTATGCTTTTATGGAACTTGAGGAAGCCAAAGCATTTAAACCTTCTTTAGTATTCCCTAATGAAGAAACAAATTTGCTTAAATAACCTTGAATAAAAAGCAACTTATAAAACTTCTTAAAGTTTTAATTCCTCTTGGTTTAGGGATCTTTCTCATATATTATTCTTTAATTTCAGCTACTCCAGAGGAGCGAGCCACGCTATGGGAAAATATTAAAAAAGCAGACCCCATTTATATTTTAATTTCTTTGATATTTGGCTTTTTAAGCCATTTTTCAAGAGCTTATCGCTGGCAATATTTATTAGAACCTATGGGCTACAAACCCAACCTTTCTAACAGATTTATGGCGGTAATGGCTGCTTATCTTGCAAATTTAGGCATTCCTAGAAGTGGTGAACTGTTAAGAGGAGCACTTTTAACCACTTATGAAGACATTCCTTTCGAGAAAGGCTTCGGCACTATAATATCAGAACGAATTGCAGATTTTGTAATGCTTTTACTGGTTGTTGCTATTGCCATTTTTCTGCAAACAGATTTACTGCTTACCTATCTAAAAGATCAAAATATTAATCCATTATATACTGTAGCGTTTCTATTTGTTGTAGTTGGTGGTATCTATATAGGTTTTAGAATAGTTAAAAACTCAAAGTCCGGATTTTTCTTAAAAATCAAAAAATTTATGTTCGGCCTTTTAGAGGGCATGCGCAGTATCCTGCATATGAAACATAAAACTGCATTTATCGCACATACATTGTTCATCTGGATCATGTATGTTATGATGTTTTGGATTGTAAAATTTACGATTCCAGAAATTGCTACGGCTTCATCAGGCATCATACTGGCTGCATTTGTTATTGGTTCGTTTTCTATCTCTGTAACAAACGGAGGCATCGGAGTGTATCCTATAACTATAGGCGCCCTTTTTGTTTTTTTTGGTTTTAGTAAAGAAGGTGGTGAAGCTTTTGGCTGGATTATATGGGGCTCACAAACACTTTTAGTAATTGTCTTAGGAGCACTCTCATTTATTTTATTACCGGTATTAAATCGAAATAAGTAATCACGACCGCATTGAGGTAGCATAGCCATTTTATGGTTAAATTCACGTATCCAAAAAATCTACCTACCATGAAAAAGACACTACTCTTACTTTTGCTGTTTAGCAGCTTTCTGAATGCACAGGTTTTGTACGAAACCGTTCCTTCAACAAATCTTAGCGAAAGCAGACAAGTAAAAATACAGCTACCCCGTAATTACGAGACTATTAAAGACAAAAATTACCCGGTAATCGTAGTACTCGATGCAGATTATCTTTTTGAACCTGTCGCTGGCAATGTTGATTATTACAGTTATTGGGAAGATATGCCTCAAGCCATTGTAGTAGGCGTCATGCAACCTAATCGTATGTTCGATACCCAGTATGATGACGGCAACTTTTTACCCACAGAACAAGGCGCTTCATTCTTTAATTTTATTGGCCAGGATCTTTTCCCCTGGTTGGGCAAAAAATACCGCTTGGCACCTTTCAATTTAATAGTAGGTCACGATGCGACTGCAGGTTTTGCAAACTATTACCTGATGAAAAATCCGCCATTATTTAATGCCTATATTTCCTTAAGTCCAGATCTGGCACCACAAATGACTGAACGCCTAACCGATATTCTTCAGAAAACTGAAAATAAAATATTTTACTATCAGGCAACAGGAACTGAAGATATTGAAGCACTTCGAGAATCTACACAGGTACTTCATATTGCACTTCAAAATATAGAAAACACTAATCTTAAGTATTATTTTGACGATTTTGAGAACGCAACACATTACACGCTGGCAGGCAAAGCAATACCCAGTGCACTAGAACAGATTTTTTCTGTGTACAGACCTATCACAAAAAAAGAGTTTCAGGAAGATATTCTTACCGCAGAATCTCCGTTTAATTATCTAACTGAAAAATATGAGATTATTGAAAATCTATTCGGTATCAAAGATAAAATACGCATCAATGACTTTATTGCCATTGCAGCGGCTCTAGAGAAAAAAGCAGATTGGGATGGTTTTGAAAACCTGGGCAAACTTGCCCGAAAAGAATACCCCGAGACTGTTTTGGGGGCCTACTATTTGGGCCGGTCTTATGAAGGGAATGGAGATACAAAAAAAGCAATGCGTACCTATGAGAGCGCATTGGTATTAAAAAGCGCAGGCGATGTAGATAAAGATATTTTAATGGCCCGTGCTCAACGTATAAAAGATGATTTCGGATATTAATGGCAA
The sequence above is a segment of the Leeuwenhoekiella sp. MAR_2009_132 genome. Coding sequences within it:
- a CDS encoding alpha/beta hydrolase, translating into MKKTLLLLLLFSSFLNAQVLYETVPSTNLSESRQVKIQLPRNYETIKDKNYPVIVVLDADYLFEPVAGNVDYYSYWEDMPQAIVVGVMQPNRMFDTQYDDGNFLPTEQGASFFNFIGQDLFPWLGKKYRLAPFNLIVGHDATAGFANYYLMKNPPLFNAYISLSPDLAPQMTERLTDILQKTENKIFYYQATGTEDIEALRESTQVLHIALQNIENTNLKYYFDDFENATHYTLAGKAIPSALEQIFSVYRPITKKEFQEDILTAESPFNYLTEKYEIIENLFGIKDKIRINDFIAIAAALEKKADWDGFENLGKLARKEYPETVLGAYYLGRSYEGNGDTKKAMRTYESALVLKSAGDVDKDILMARAQRIKDDFGY
- the panD gene encoding aspartate 1-decarboxylase, which translates into the protein MLVNVVKSKIHRVKVTGAELHYIGSITIDEDLMDAAGVIEGERLQIVNVTNGERLETYAIPGPRSSGEITLNGAAARKVAKGDILILIAYAFMELEEAKAFKPSLVFPNEETNLLK
- a CDS encoding lysylphosphatidylglycerol synthase transmembrane domain-containing protein, which encodes MNKKQLIKLLKVLIPLGLGIFLIYYSLISATPEERATLWENIKKADPIYILISLIFGFLSHFSRAYRWQYLLEPMGYKPNLSNRFMAVMAAYLANLGIPRSGELLRGALLTTYEDIPFEKGFGTIISERIADFVMLLLVVAIAIFLQTDLLLTYLKDQNINPLYTVAFLFVVVGGIYIGFRIVKNSKSGFFLKIKKFMFGLLEGMRSILHMKHKTAFIAHTLFIWIMYVMMFWIVKFTIPEIATASSGIILAAFVIGSFSISVTNGGIGVYPITIGALFVFFGFSKEGGEAFGWIIWGSQTLLVIVLGALSFILLPVLNRNK